One genomic region from Phragmites australis chromosome 1, lpPhrAust1.1, whole genome shotgun sequence encodes:
- the LOC133908909 gene encoding uncharacterized protein LOC133908909 isoform X2 translates to MVAEGVDGIVGFLRPFMMFAVVRKGDAPFARDLIGALTAAAKPGVAVPVLKLLEERLLHFGRGDGEEVRLWLSSAECLVDAYVVLLRKLAHAQTPTSALSCSNLCT, encoded by the exons ATGGTCGCCGAGGGGGTGGACGGGATAGTAGGGTTTTTGAGGCCGTTCATGATGTTCGCTGTTGTGAGGAAGGGGGACGCCCCGTTTGCGAGGGATTTGATCGGTGCATTGACCGCAGCGGCGAAGCCGGGTGTCGCGGTCCCGGTGCTGAAGTTGCTCGAAGAGCGCCTGCTACATTTTGGCCGCGGGGATGGTGAG GAAGTGCGGCTCTGGCTTAGTTCTGCAGAGTGCTTGGTGGATGCTTACGTGGTATTATTGAGGAAGTTAGCTCATGCTCAAACG CCAACATCCGCGCTAAGTTGTTCCAATCTCTGTACTTAA
- the LOC133908909 gene encoding uncharacterized protein LOC133908909 isoform X1, giving the protein MVAEGVDGIVGFLRPFMMFAVVRKGDAPFARDLIGALTAAAKPGVAVPVLKLLEERLLHFGRGDGEEVRLWLSSAECLVDAYVVLLRKLAHAQTCLKEKNQHTTSARSFSVFGQLSTLLFLHRNL; this is encoded by the exons ATGGTCGCCGAGGGGGTGGACGGGATAGTAGGGTTTTTGAGGCCGTTCATGATGTTCGCTGTTGTGAGGAAGGGGGACGCCCCGTTTGCGAGGGATTTGATCGGTGCATTGACCGCAGCGGCGAAGCCGGGTGTCGCGGTCCCGGTGCTGAAGTTGCTCGAAGAGCGCCTGCTACATTTTGGCCGCGGGGATGGTGAG GAAGTGCGGCTCTGGCTTAGTTCTGCAGAGTGCTTGGTGGATGCTTACGTGGTATTATTGAGGAAGTTAGCTCATGCTCAAACG TGCTTGAAAGAAAAGAATCAACACACCACCTCAGCGAGGAGCTTCTCTGTGTTCGGCCAGCTATCAACCTTGCTATTTCTCCATCGAAATCTGTGA